One Stigmatella aurantiaca genomic region harbors:
- a CDS encoding VWA domain-containing protein, which yields MPHVEPWRFTVLGYQAGLAQPIFLLLCAVGLFLGLLALVLALRRRARVRALLAERLVDRLAPGVSQWRPAVQGSFYGLGLALLGVALAQPQCGSKSEMTKRKGIDVVVVLDASKSMLARDVQPSRLERAKLELNTLLDELKGDRVGLVVFAGDAFIQSPLTSDYSAVKLFLRAVDPDQMPQGGSNIGAALKLASQVLSNADRGAKERAIVLLSDGEDLFGEVGEATEALKDGGVQVLSVGVGSETGEPIPVFNRRGEFVDYKKDAAGETVITRLDRGGLTAIAEATGGAFFYQPRGVAMGQVVERIDKMQKSELESRVTVRYDERFQYYAAPGLALLVAGMLLLPSARRRAS from the coding sequence ATGCCGCATGTGGAACCCTGGCGCTTCACCGTGCTCGGCTATCAGGCGGGGCTGGCGCAGCCCATTTTCCTGCTGCTGTGCGCGGTGGGCCTGTTCCTGGGCCTGCTGGCGCTGGTGCTGGCGCTGAGGCGGCGCGCGCGCGTGCGGGCGCTGCTCGCCGAGCGGCTGGTGGACCGGCTGGCGCCGGGCGTGTCCCAGTGGCGCCCGGCGGTGCAGGGCAGCTTCTACGGGCTGGGGCTGGCGCTGCTGGGGGTGGCCCTGGCGCAGCCCCAGTGCGGCAGCAAGAGCGAGATGACGAAGCGCAAGGGCATCGACGTGGTGGTGGTGCTGGATGCCTCCAAGTCCATGCTCGCGCGGGACGTGCAGCCCAGCCGCTTGGAGCGGGCCAAGCTGGAGCTGAACACGCTGCTGGATGAGCTGAAGGGGGACCGGGTGGGGCTGGTCGTCTTCGCGGGCGATGCCTTCATCCAGTCGCCGCTCACCTCGGACTACTCGGCGGTGAAGCTGTTCCTCCGGGCGGTGGACCCTGACCAGATGCCGCAAGGGGGCAGCAACATCGGCGCGGCGCTGAAGCTGGCCAGCCAGGTGCTGAGCAACGCGGACCGGGGGGCCAAGGAGCGGGCCATTGTCCTGCTGTCGGATGGCGAGGACCTGTTCGGCGAAGTCGGCGAGGCCACCGAGGCGCTCAAGGACGGGGGCGTGCAGGTGCTGTCGGTGGGCGTGGGCTCGGAGACGGGAGAGCCCATCCCCGTCTTCAACCGGCGGGGCGAGTTCGTGGACTACAAGAAGGACGCGGCCGGGGAGACGGTCATCACCCGGCTGGACCGCGGAGGGCTGACGGCCATCGCGGAGGCCACCGGAGGCGCCTTCTTCTACCAGCCGCGCGGCGTGGCCATGGGGCAGGTGGTGGAGCGCATCGACAAGATGCAGAAGAGCGAGCTCGAGAGCCGCGTGACGGTGCGGTACGACGAGCGCTTCCAGTACTACGCGGCGCCGGGCCTGGCGCTGCTCGTGGCGGGGATGCTGCTGCTGCCCTCCGCGCGCCGGAGGGCCTCGTGA
- a CDS encoding vWA domain-containing protein → MFPDLAFHSPQVLWGLLLVPVLLFQAWRERRQRAALRFSGAHVFARQGRGFRAYLLPVLPGVRALAVVAALLALARPQSRDARVRDLSVEGIDIVVALDLSTSMEAGDFRPQNRLHVAKEVLAEFISNRVNDRIGLVVFAGAAYTQAPLTLDYGVLREVLKQIRTRVLEDGTAIGDALATSLNRLRDSEAKSRVVVLITDGDNNAGKISPLDAASMAESLKIPVYTILVGKGGKVPFPQGQDLFGNVVWRETEIPINPELLQDIASRTGGEYYRATDPEGLKQGLQKVLDALERSKLVEGGASATYREDFHPYLLAAFGLAALELFLRATFLRVFP, encoded by the coding sequence ATGTTTCCGGACCTCGCGTTCCATAGCCCTCAGGTGCTCTGGGGATTGCTGCTCGTGCCCGTCCTGCTCTTCCAGGCCTGGCGGGAGCGGCGCCAGCGTGCCGCGCTGCGCTTCTCGGGCGCCCACGTCTTCGCCCGCCAGGGCCGGGGCTTCCGCGCCTACCTGCTGCCGGTGCTGCCCGGGGTGCGCGCCCTGGCCGTGGTGGCGGCGCTCCTCGCCCTGGCCCGGCCCCAGTCGCGCGATGCGCGGGTGCGGGACTTGAGCGTGGAGGGCATCGACATCGTGGTGGCGCTGGACCTGTCCACCTCCATGGAGGCCGGGGACTTCCGGCCGCAGAACCGCCTGCACGTGGCCAAGGAGGTGCTCGCCGAGTTCATCTCCAACCGCGTGAATGACCGCATCGGGCTGGTGGTCTTCGCCGGCGCCGCCTACACCCAGGCCCCGCTGACGCTGGACTACGGCGTGCTGCGCGAGGTGCTCAAGCAGATCCGCACGCGCGTGCTGGAGGACGGCACCGCCATCGGCGATGCGCTGGCCACCTCGCTCAACCGCCTGCGGGACTCCGAGGCGAAGAGCCGCGTGGTGGTGCTCATCACCGACGGTGACAACAACGCGGGGAAGATTTCCCCGCTGGACGCGGCCTCCATGGCCGAGTCGCTCAAGATTCCCGTGTACACCATCCTGGTGGGCAAGGGCGGCAAGGTGCCCTTCCCGCAGGGGCAGGATCTCTTCGGCAACGTCGTGTGGCGGGAGACCGAGATTCCCATCAACCCCGAGCTGCTGCAGGACATCGCCTCGCGCACGGGCGGCGAGTACTACCGCGCCACGGACCCCGAGGGGCTCAAGCAGGGGCTCCAGAAGGTGCTCGACGCGCTGGAGCGCTCGAAGCTGGTGGAGGGCGGAGCGTCGGCCACCTACCGCGAGGACTTCCACCCGTACCTGCTGGCGGCCTTCGGCCTCGCCGCGCTGGAGCTGTTCCTGCGCGCCACCTTCCTGAGGGTGTTTCCGTGA